Proteins from a genomic interval of Pseudomonas versuta:
- a CDS encoding muconate cycloisomerase family protein produces the protein MLATAIESIETIIVDLPTIRPHKLAMHTMQNQTLVLIRVRCADGIEGIGESTTIGGLAYGNESPDSIKTNIDCHFAPLLLGQDSSNVNAAMLRLERSIRGNTFAKSGIETALLDAQGKRLGLAVSELLGGRVRDALPVAWTLASGDTAKDIAEAEKMLDLRRHRIFKLKIGAGEVSRDLAHVIAIKKALGDRASVRVDVNQAWDESVAVRACRILGANGIDLIEQPISRNNRTGMVRLNAMSPAPIMADESIESVEDAFNLAREGAASIFALKIAKNGGPRAVLRTAAIAQAAGISLYGGTMLEGGIGTLASAHAFITLDRLAWDTELFGPLLLTEDILSEPLVYRDFELHVPHTPGLGLTLDEERLAFFRRDKTSTAIHPV, from the coding sequence ATGCTTGCAACAGCCATTGAATCGATCGAGACGATCATCGTCGATTTGCCGACCATACGCCCGCACAAACTGGCGATGCACACGATGCAGAACCAGACCCTGGTCCTGATTCGTGTGCGTTGCGCCGACGGTATTGAAGGGATTGGCGAATCTACCACCATCGGTGGCCTGGCCTACGGCAACGAAAGTCCGGACAGCATCAAAACCAACATCGACTGTCACTTCGCGCCACTGCTGCTGGGTCAGGACAGCAGCAACGTCAATGCCGCGATGCTGAGGCTGGAACGCAGCATTCGTGGCAACACTTTTGCCAAATCAGGTATTGAAACGGCACTGCTCGATGCCCAGGGCAAACGCCTGGGCCTGGCGGTCAGTGAACTGCTGGGCGGTCGGGTCCGTGATGCGCTGCCGGTGGCGTGGACCCTGGCCAGTGGCGACACCGCAAAAGACATCGCCGAAGCAGAAAAAATGCTCGACCTGCGCCGTCATCGCATCTTCAAGCTGAAAATTGGCGCCGGTGAAGTCAGCCGCGATCTGGCACACGTGATTGCCATCAAAAAAGCCTTGGGTGATCGCGCCAGCGTGCGGGTCGATGTCAATCAGGCCTGGGACGAGTCTGTTGCTGTGCGCGCGTGCCGGATTTTGGGGGCTAACGGGATCGACCTGATCGAGCAGCCCATCTCGCGCAACAACCGCACGGGTATGGTGCGCCTTAACGCCATGAGCCCGGCGCCGATCATGGCTGACGAATCCATCGAATCGGTGGAGGATGCGTTTAATCTGGCACGTGAAGGGGCGGCTTCCATTTTCGCCCTCAAGATCGCCAAAAACGGCGGCCCCCGGGCCGTGCTGCGAACCGCAGCCATTGCGCAGGCCGCGGGTATCAGCCTGTACGGTGGCACCATGCTGGAAGGCGGTATCGGTACTCTGGCTTCAGCCCATGCCTTTATCACCCTTGACAGGCTGGCCTGGGACACCGAGCTGTTCGGGCCGTTGTTGCTGACCGAAGACATTCTCAGCGAGCCGCTGGTGTACCGCGATTTCGAGCTTCACGTTCCACATACCCCGGGCCTGGGCCTGACCCTCGATGAAGAGCGCCTGGCGTTTTTCCGTCGCGACAAAACGTCCACTGCCATCCATCCAGTCTAA
- a CDS encoding LysR family transcriptional regulator, with the protein MELRHLRYFQVVAQTLNFTRAAELLHIAQPPLSRQIQQLEDELGVLLLERSRPLKLTDAGRFFYEHSTALLEQLNKVCDNTRRIGSGEKTWLGIGFAPSTLYGVLPELIRRLRSGKSVELELGLSEMTTLQQVQALKAGRIDIGFGRIHIADPAIVQTVLTEDRLVAALPAGHRLLAGPISLRELAKEPFVLYPVNPRPSYADHVIALFDSYGVNIHVAQWTNELQTAIGLVGAGMGVTLVPASVQLLHRDDIGFTPLLEDNATSPIILSQRVGDVSPGLNHCLQVIDELLPRT; encoded by the coding sequence ATGGAATTGCGTCATTTGCGGTATTTTCAGGTGGTGGCTCAAACGCTTAACTTCACCCGGGCGGCCGAGTTGCTGCACATTGCCCAGCCGCCGCTGAGCCGTCAGATCCAGCAACTGGAGGACGAGCTGGGGGTGTTGCTGCTCGAACGTAGCCGGCCGCTGAAGCTCACGGATGCCGGGCGGTTTTTTTACGAGCACAGCACTGCCCTGCTCGAACAATTGAACAAGGTTTGCGATAACACCCGACGCATCGGCTCAGGCGAAAAAACCTGGCTGGGGATCGGCTTTGCGCCGTCGACCCTGTATGGCGTGCTGCCGGAGCTGATTCGCCGCCTGCGCAGTGGCAAGTCTGTGGAGCTCGAACTCGGGCTTTCGGAAATGACCACGTTGCAGCAGGTACAAGCGCTCAAGGCCGGGCGCATTGACATAGGTTTCGGCCGTATCCACATCGCCGACCCGGCCATCGTCCAGACCGTACTCACCGAAGACCGCTTGGTCGCAGCCCTGCCTGCCGGGCATAGACTGCTGGCAGGCCCCATCAGCCTGCGTGAACTGGCGAAGGAGCCCTTCGTGCTGTACCCGGTGAACCCGCGGCCCAGTTATGCCGACCATGTGATAGCGCTGTTCGACTCCTATGGCGTCAACATCCATGTCGCGCAATGGACCAACGAATTGCAGACAGCCATCGGCCTGGTGGGCGCGGGCATGGGGGTGACCCTGGTACCGGCCTCGGTGCAATTGCTGCACCGCGACGACATCGGGTTTACCCCGCTGCTGGAAGACAACGCGACCTCGCCGATCATCCTCAGCCAAAGGGTTGGCGACGTATCGCCCGGGCTCAACCATTGCTTGCAGGTGATTGATGAACTGCTGCCGCGGACCTGA
- the catA gene encoding catechol 1,2-dioxygenase translates to MNAKISHTASAQKFLDEASGLHNDAGDPRTKALVSRILRDSVTIIEDLAVTPQEFWKAVNYLNVLGSRQEAGLLVAGLGLEHYLDLLMDAEDEQAGKSGGTPRTIEGPLYVAGAPLSNFEARLDDGLDPGVQLFMQGQVKNTAGEPLAGAVVDVWHANTGGTYSYFDASQSEFNLRRRIVTDAQGRYRFRSIVPSGYGCPPDGPTQHLLDQLGRHGQRPAHIHFFISAPDHRHLTTQINLDGDQYLHDDFAYATRDELIAKISFSDDQQRAAEHGVSGRFAEIEFDFTLQASAQPQEQQRQERVRALED, encoded by the coding sequence ATGAACGCCAAGATTTCCCATACTGCCAGCGCGCAAAAATTTCTCGATGAGGCCAGCGGTCTGCACAACGATGCAGGCGATCCGCGGACCAAAGCCCTGGTCAGCCGCATCCTGCGGGATTCGGTCACCATCATCGAAGACCTCGCCGTGACTCCGCAAGAGTTCTGGAAAGCCGTGAACTACCTGAACGTCCTGGGCTCGCGTCAAGAGGCCGGGTTGCTGGTGGCAGGCCTCGGGCTGGAGCATTACCTGGACCTGTTGATGGACGCCGAAGACGAGCAGGCCGGCAAATCCGGCGGCACCCCGCGCACCATCGAAGGCCCGCTGTACGTGGCGGGTGCGCCACTGTCCAACTTCGAAGCACGACTGGATGACGGCCTCGACCCGGGCGTTCAGCTGTTCATGCAGGGCCAGGTCAAAAACACCGCCGGCGAGCCGCTGGCCGGTGCCGTGGTGGATGTGTGGCACGCTAACACGGGCGGCACCTATTCCTATTTCGATGCCAGTCAGTCCGAGTTCAACCTGCGTCGGCGAATCGTCACCGATGCCCAAGGCCGTTACCGTTTTCGCAGCATCGTGCCGTCAGGCTATGGCTGCCCGCCAGACGGTCCGACCCAGCACCTGCTCGATCAACTGGGCCGTCATGGCCAGCGTCCTGCGCATATCCACTTCTTTATTTCTGCGCCGGATCATCGCCACCTCACCACTCAGATCAACCTCGACGGTGATCAGTACCTGCATGACGATTTTGCCTACGCCACCCGTGACGAGCTGATCGCCAAAATCAGTTTCAGCGATGACCAGCAGCGCGCCGCAGAGCATGGCGTCAGCGGCAGGTTTGCCGAAATCGAATTCGATTTCACCTTGCAGGCCTCGGCCCAGCCGCAAGAGCAGCAACGCCAGGAGCGGGTACGCGCGCTCGAAGACTGA
- a CDS encoding ABC transporter ATP-binding protein, with amino-acid sequence MNMSFVPQPSADNLCANPVLEIKDLSVAYGKVEALSGASLRVGQGQIVTVIGPNGAGKTTLLSAIMGVLGSRGQVNFDGSLEAVPQVEVMVSRGLGLVPEKRELFTSMSVADNLLLGAFARHRRGERDHATTQAQIYELFPRLWERREQLAGTLSGGERQMLAVGRALMAKPRLLMLDEPSLGLAPLITREIFRIITALRQQGVSILLVEQNARAALRVADYAYVLETGQIAMQGPASELADDPRVIEAYLGLASKHQEMLAN; translated from the coding sequence ATGAACATGTCTTTTGTGCCGCAACCCTCTGCGGACAATCTGTGTGCCAACCCGGTGTTGGAGATCAAGGACCTGAGCGTTGCCTATGGCAAGGTCGAGGCGCTGAGCGGTGCCAGCCTGCGGGTTGGCCAGGGCCAGATCGTGACGGTGATCGGACCCAACGGCGCAGGCAAGACGACACTGCTGTCAGCCATCATGGGGGTGCTCGGCTCCCGGGGGCAGGTCAACTTCGACGGCAGCCTGGAAGCAGTGCCTCAAGTTGAAGTGATGGTGTCTCGCGGACTGGGCCTGGTGCCGGAGAAGCGCGAACTGTTCACCAGCATGAGTGTGGCCGACAACCTGCTGCTCGGGGCGTTTGCCAGGCATCGGCGGGGCGAGCGCGATCACGCGACTACCCAGGCGCAAATCTATGAGTTGTTTCCGCGGCTCTGGGAGCGTCGCGAGCAACTGGCGGGCACCCTGTCCGGTGGCGAACGGCAGATGCTCGCCGTCGGCCGGGCATTGATGGCCAAGCCCAGGCTGCTGATGCTGGACGAACCGAGTCTGGGCCTGGCCCCTCTGATTACCCGGGAGATTTTCCGCATCATCACGGCGCTACGCCAACAAGGGGTATCGATCCTGCTAGTGGAGCAAAATGCCCGTGCTGCGTTACGGGTCGCGGACTATGCCTATGTGCTGGAAACCGGCCAGATCGCCATGCAAGGGCCCGCCAGCGAACTGGCCGACGACCCTCGAGTGATCGAGGCGTATCTGGGACTGGCCAGCAAGCACCAGGAGATGCTCGCGAACTGA
- a CDS encoding branched-chain amino acid ABC transporter permease, whose amino-acid sequence MNFQIAMLLGQDGITNGAIYALLALSILLVFTVTRILLIPQGEFVTYGALTMATLQAGHPTALVWLLLGLTLLDCAVDLIGAARSGHRLRLLKRITLKLGYAVLMVVLIRTLPLASLPMAIQALLTLALVVPLGPLIYRLVFQPIASASSLVLLVVSIAVHVSMVGIALLLFGPEGARTEPFSEAGLELGPVTFNSQTLWVLVVSLVLIISLYLFFERTLYGKALRATAVNRMGARLMGISATLAGKATFMLASFIGALSGILIAPITTLYFDSGFIISLKGFVGAIIGGLASYPLAAAGALAVGLIEAFSMFWASTYKEIIVFTLIIPFLLWRSLAQRHVEEEQ is encoded by the coding sequence ATGAATTTCCAGATAGCCATGCTGCTGGGCCAGGACGGGATTACCAACGGTGCGATCTATGCACTGCTGGCGCTGTCGATTCTTCTGGTCTTCACCGTCACCCGCATTTTGCTCATCCCTCAGGGCGAGTTCGTTACCTATGGCGCCCTGACCATGGCCACCTTGCAGGCCGGTCACCCTACGGCACTGGTCTGGCTGCTGCTGGGCCTGACCTTGCTCGATTGCGCAGTGGACCTGATCGGCGCCGCGCGCTCCGGTCACCGGCTGCGTTTGCTCAAACGCATCACCCTCAAGCTGGGTTACGCCGTGCTGATGGTGGTGCTGATCCGGACCTTGCCGCTGGCCAGTCTGCCAATGGCCATTCAGGCACTGCTGACACTGGCGCTGGTGGTGCCTTTGGGCCCGCTGATTTACCGGCTGGTATTCCAGCCGATTGCCTCAGCCAGTTCACTGGTGCTGCTGGTTGTGTCCATCGCCGTTCACGTGAGCATGGTCGGTATTGCCCTATTGCTGTTTGGCCCGGAAGGCGCACGCACCGAACCCTTTTCCGAGGCCGGCCTGGAACTGGGCCCGGTCACCTTCAACAGCCAGACACTGTGGGTTCTGGTGGTGTCGCTGGTGCTGATCATCAGCCTGTACCTGTTCTTTGAGCGCACGCTTTACGGCAAAGCCCTTCGCGCTACCGCGGTCAATCGCATGGGCGCGCGACTGATGGGCATCTCTGCGACGCTGGCGGGCAAAGCGACCTTTATGCTGGCGTCCTTTATCGGCGCACTGTCGGGCATTCTTATCGCGCCGATCACCACCCTGTACTTCGACTCTGGTTTCATCATCAGCCTCAAGGGTTTTGTCGGTGCGATCATCGGCGGACTTGCGAGCTATCCCCTGGCCGCCGCGGGCGCTTTGGCGGTGGGCCTGATCGAAGCGTTTTCGATGTTCTGGGCCAGCACCTATAAAGAAATCATCGTCTTTACCCTGATCATTCCGTTTCTGCTCTGGCGCTCGCTTGCCCAACGTCACGTGGAGGAAGAGCAATGA
- a CDS encoding MarR family winged helix-turn-helix transcriptional regulator, translated as MITPKKRLSRYNPASENFKKEEFPFYWLARLHGRYSQAMEKALKKIDMDIPRWRILFILKDNGESSISEISIHAIAKMSTITKIVYRMKADGLIDTNPCPSDGRVTQVSLTETGRQTIEKIQVSTSDIFKNSFKGLTEAQITRLNGMLETIFNNLPQD; from the coding sequence ATGATCACCCCGAAAAAACGTCTCAGCCGATACAATCCCGCCAGCGAGAATTTCAAAAAGGAAGAATTCCCGTTTTACTGGCTTGCTCGTTTGCATGGCCGTTACTCCCAGGCCATGGAAAAAGCCCTGAAGAAAATCGACATGGATATCCCGCGCTGGCGAATCCTGTTCATTCTCAAGGACAACGGCGAATCGAGCATTTCCGAGATTTCCATACATGCGATCGCGAAAATGTCGACCATCACCAAGATTGTCTATCGCATGAAAGCTGACGGCCTGATTGACACCAACCCGTGCCCCAGCGACGGCCGTGTGACCCAGGTATCCCTGACTGAGACTGGCCGTCAGACCATCGAGAAAATCCAGGTATCCACCAGCGATATCTTCAAGAACAGCTTCAAAGGCCTGACCGAAGCGCAGATCACCCGACTCAACGGCATGCTGGAAACGATCTTCAACAACTTGCCGCAGGATTGA
- a CDS encoding ABC transporter substrate-binding protein, translating to MLFKKTVSTLLLSAACVSIAQAEVKIGVITSSSGPLALVGLPQKNSIALLPAKAGDQDVTYIALDDASDPTASVKALKKLISEDNVDAIIGPSGSPNAMGVIQFAAEAGVPLLAPVGTASVVLPMSNDKKWVFKTTQNDELIAKALFQSMGKKGVKTLGFIGTADPYGENWAKVVATLAAEHNIKLVATERFQRQDTSVTGQSLKVLSLRPDAVLIAAPGSAAVMPQTTLYDQGYRGQIYQSHGAALPDFLKLGGKKVEGTILAASLMLVLDEIPDSNPSKKVASAYVAAYEKLNGSKPATFGANTYDAALLLEKAIPIAAARAKPGTPEFRSALRDALEQSHELAGTQGVFNMTPEDHSGFDERGRELIQVKNGTWSPIKPE from the coding sequence ATGCTCTTCAAGAAAACCGTGTCCACGCTGCTGTTGAGTGCCGCCTGCGTATCCATTGCCCAGGCAGAAGTAAAAATCGGCGTCATCACTTCTTCCAGCGGGCCCCTCGCACTGGTGGGCTTGCCGCAGAAAAACTCCATAGCACTGCTGCCTGCCAAAGCCGGCGATCAGGACGTGACTTACATTGCACTGGATGACGCCAGCGACCCGACAGCTAGCGTCAAAGCGCTGAAGAAGCTGATCAGCGAAGACAACGTCGATGCGATCATCGGCCCGAGCGGCTCGCCCAATGCCATGGGCGTGATCCAGTTCGCTGCCGAAGCAGGAGTGCCATTGCTGGCACCGGTAGGGACTGCGTCGGTGGTGCTGCCGATGAGCAACGACAAGAAGTGGGTATTCAAGACCACGCAGAACGATGAGCTGATCGCCAAGGCGTTATTTCAAAGCATGGGCAAAAAGGGCGTGAAAACCCTGGGCTTCATCGGCACTGCCGACCCCTACGGTGAAAACTGGGCCAAGGTCGTCGCCACCCTCGCGGCCGAGCACAACATCAAGCTGGTCGCCACTGAACGCTTCCAGCGCCAGGACACCTCCGTGACCGGGCAAAGCCTGAAAGTACTTTCACTACGGCCCGATGCTGTCTTGATTGCCGCCCCCGGCAGCGCAGCTGTCATGCCCCAGACCACCCTGTATGACCAGGGGTATCGCGGTCAGATTTACCAGAGCCATGGCGCCGCACTGCCGGATTTTCTCAAGCTTGGGGGCAAGAAAGTCGAGGGCACCATCCTCGCCGCCAGCCTGATGCTGGTACTGGACGAGATCCCCGACAGCAACCCTTCAAAGAAGGTCGCCAGCGCCTATGTCGCCGCCTATGAGAAGCTCAATGGCAGCAAGCCTGCGACTTTCGGGGCCAATACCTATGACGCCGCCCTGCTCCTGGAAAAAGCCATCCCCATTGCCGCCGCCAGGGCAAAACCGGGCACGCCGGAGTTCCGCAGCGCCCTGCGTGATGCATTGGAGCAAAGTCACGAACTGGCAGGCACCCAAGGGGTATTCAACATGACGCCCGAAGACCACAGCGGCTTCGATGAGCGCGGGCGCGAGCTTATCCAGGTCAAGAACGGCACCTGGAGCCCGATCAAACCCGAATAA
- a CDS encoding amidase, producing the protein MTIVVQKLALGGDGLSVMVKDTIDIAGWPTRASSRALADAPAAVEHARVVKALLDRGCRILGKTSLHELAYGTTGINEWQGTADNPRYPGRIPGGSSSGSAAAVAAGLADFSLGTDTGGSVRIPAACCGVFGLKPTLGRISRAGVMPTHSSLDCVGPFAGNMNVLIEAMKIIDPSFISLPDTENITLGVVPVHAGSEVQAAVDQALKTSGFALQTMQLPGMEAAYDAGLVVINRETWNACGHLLETGLVGQDIAGRLLSAKDTTDQALEAAEQVRLQFTAEVDAALEHCQILAMPTMPDYPLRVSDAADTRAAIGMTAFVRPFNLSGHPALNIPLVGASGLPVGLQLIAAKGADELLCAVARELVGRLENLQQSV; encoded by the coding sequence ATGACAATCGTGGTTCAGAAATTGGCATTGGGCGGGGACGGGTTGTCGGTGATGGTGAAAGACACTATCGACATCGCGGGCTGGCCAACCCGTGCGTCAAGCCGCGCATTGGCCGATGCGCCTGCCGCTGTCGAACATGCCCGGGTGGTGAAGGCATTACTCGACAGAGGCTGCCGGATCCTCGGCAAAACCAGCCTGCATGAACTGGCATATGGCACCACCGGTATCAATGAGTGGCAAGGCACTGCAGACAATCCGCGTTACCCGGGGCGGATTCCGGGAGGTTCCTCCAGTGGCTCTGCAGCGGCTGTAGCGGCGGGCCTTGCCGACTTTTCCCTGGGCACCGATACCGGAGGTTCCGTGCGCATTCCGGCTGCGTGCTGCGGGGTCTTCGGCCTTAAGCCCACCCTGGGTCGCATCAGTCGGGCCGGAGTCATGCCGACCCACAGCTCGCTGGACTGCGTAGGGCCGTTCGCGGGGAACATGAACGTGCTGATCGAAGCCATGAAAATCATCGACCCGAGCTTCATCAGCTTGCCGGACACCGAAAATATCACCCTGGGCGTGGTGCCGGTTCATGCGGGCTCCGAAGTACAGGCGGCGGTTGATCAGGCGCTGAAGACCTCTGGTTTTGCTCTGCAAACCATGCAGTTACCCGGTATGGAGGCGGCTTATGACGCTGGTCTGGTGGTCATCAACAGGGAAACCTGGAATGCCTGCGGCCACTTGCTGGAAACCGGTTTGGTGGGTCAGGACATAGCAGGCCGTCTGCTCAGTGCCAAAGACACAACGGATCAGGCCCTGGAGGCTGCCGAGCAAGTACGGTTGCAGTTCACTGCTGAGGTAGATGCAGCCCTTGAGCATTGTCAGATCCTGGCAATGCCCACCATGCCCGACTACCCGTTGCGGGTTAGCGATGCCGCCGACACCCGCGCCGCCATCGGCATGACCGCCTTTGTGCGGCCATTCAATCTTTCTGGCCATCCGGCCCTAAACATCCCGCTGGTCGGAGCCTCGGGGCTGCCGGTCGGCTTGCAACTGATCGCCGCCAAAGGCGCGGACGAACTGCTGTGCGCAGTCGCCCGGGAGCTGGTTGGCCGTCTTGAAAACCTACAGCAATCTGTATGA
- a CDS encoding ABC transporter permease subunit, translating to MNPRYLLLALVLILGVAPLLLPPYYVTLLNYIGLYTLVVLGLVLLTGVGGMTSFGQAAFVGLGAYTTAYLTTAEQLPAWLAWAGASPWLTLVVGIALTALVAMVLGAMTLKLSGHYLPLGTIAWGLSLYYLFGTLESLGGHTGVSGLPSISVFGYALDKGEKIYYLIWVVLALAMLITRNLLDSREGRAIRALKGGQVMAESMGVNTFRSKMVIFVISAVFAALSGWLYAHTQRFVNPTPFGLNMGIDYLFMALIGGVGSVWGALLGAGILTMLKQWLQDLLPHLLGNNGNYEAIVFGVLIVLLMQRAPGGLWPMLVRLMPQRYRSRKTLPPEAADSPALARRQLPEHGQLILQARNVTRRFGGLVANNDMNLEVHAGEILALIGPNGAGKSTMFNQLSGVDTPTSGDVLFMGQKINGTTSRKVAALGMSRTFQHVKLLPTMSVLENVAIGAHLRGSKGVVAAALHLDRQEECRLLNEARHQLQRVGLGEFLYEEAGSLALGQQRILEIARALCADPCLLLLDEPAAGLRLKEKEALGILLSRLRSEGMAILLVEHDMDFVMGLVDRVVVMEFGQRIAQGLPEEVQKDPVVLEAYLGGAE from the coding sequence ATGAATCCGCGCTATCTGCTACTCGCTCTGGTGCTGATACTCGGGGTCGCTCCACTGCTGTTACCGCCGTATTACGTGACCCTGCTCAACTATATCGGCCTGTACACACTGGTGGTGCTCGGCCTGGTGTTGCTGACCGGGGTGGGCGGCATGACCAGTTTTGGCCAGGCGGCTTTCGTCGGGCTGGGCGCCTATACCACGGCTTATCTGACGACTGCCGAGCAATTGCCGGCATGGCTGGCATGGGCCGGCGCTTCACCCTGGCTGACACTGGTGGTGGGGATTGCATTGACCGCGCTGGTAGCTATGGTCCTCGGTGCCATGACCCTGAAACTGTCGGGGCACTACTTGCCGCTGGGCACCATTGCCTGGGGCCTGTCACTGTATTACCTGTTCGGCACCCTTGAATCTCTGGGCGGGCATACCGGGGTCAGTGGCCTGCCGTCAATTTCAGTGTTCGGCTATGCACTGGACAAGGGCGAGAAGATTTACTACCTGATCTGGGTCGTCCTGGCGCTGGCAATGCTGATCACCCGAAACCTGCTGGACTCTCGGGAAGGCCGGGCGATCCGCGCGCTCAAGGGGGGCCAGGTCATGGCCGAGTCCATGGGGGTAAACACCTTTCGCTCGAAGATGGTCATTTTTGTCATTTCGGCAGTGTTTGCCGCCCTCTCCGGCTGGCTTTATGCGCACACCCAGCGCTTCGTCAACCCGACCCCCTTCGGCCTGAACATGGGCATCGATTACCTGTTCATGGCGCTGATCGGCGGGGTTGGCAGCGTCTGGGGGGCGCTGCTGGGAGCCGGGATTTTAACCATGCTCAAGCAGTGGCTGCAGGACTTGCTCCCGCATCTGCTGGGCAATAATGGCAACTATGAAGCGATCGTCTTCGGCGTACTGATCGTGCTGCTGATGCAACGCGCACCCGGCGGTCTGTGGCCCATGCTGGTGCGTCTGATGCCCCAGCGGTACAGATCGCGCAAAACCCTGCCCCCCGAAGCTGCCGATAGCCCGGCGCTGGCACGCCGCCAATTGCCGGAACACGGTCAGCTCATTCTGCAGGCGCGTAACGTGACCCGGCGTTTTGGCGGGCTGGTGGCCAACAACGACATGAACCTGGAAGTGCATGCCGGGGAAATCCTGGCACTGATCGGCCCCAACGGTGCAGGCAAGAGCACCATGTTCAATCAGCTGTCCGGGGTCGACACTCCTACCTCCGGCGATGTGCTGTTCATGGGCCAGAAAATCAATGGCACAACGTCTCGCAAAGTCGCAGCACTGGGCATGAGCCGCACCTTCCAGCATGTGAAGCTGTTACCGACCATGAGCGTGCTGGAGAACGTCGCCATTGGCGCCCACTTGCGTGGCAGCAAAGGCGTAGTGGCAGCAGCGCTGCATCTGGATCGACAGGAAGAATGCCGCTTGCTTAACGAAGCCAGACATCAGCTACAACGTGTCGGTCTGGGTGAATTCTTATATGAAGAAGCCGGCAGCCTGGCGCTCGGTCAACAACGGATTCTGGAGATTGCCCGCGCCCTGTGCGCCGACCCGTGCCTGTTGCTGCTGGATGAACCTGCTGCAGGGCTGCGCCTGAAAGAGAAAGAGGCACTAGGGATTTTGCTCAGCCGCTTGCGCAGCGAGGGCATGGCGATCTTGCTGGTGGAACACGACATGGATTTCGTCATGGGGCTGGTGGACCGGGTGGTGGTAATGGAGTTTGGTCAGCGCATCGCTCAAGGCTTGCCTGAAGAGGTGCAAAAAGACCCGGTGGTACTTGAAGCCTATCTTGGAGGAGCAGAGTGA
- the catC gene encoding muconolactone Delta-isomerase has protein sequence MLFHVKMTVNLPVDMNPQAAARLKADEKALAQRLQEQGKWRHLWRIAGLYANYSVFDVDSVQELHDLLMQLPLYPYMAIEVNAMCRHPSSIREDDS, from the coding sequence ATGCTGTTCCACGTAAAAATGACCGTGAACCTGCCGGTCGACATGAACCCGCAAGCCGCTGCCCGGCTCAAGGCTGACGAAAAAGCCCTGGCGCAGCGCCTGCAGGAGCAGGGCAAGTGGCGTCACCTGTGGCGCATCGCCGGGCTCTATGCCAACTACAGCGTGTTCGATGTCGACAGCGTCCAGGAGTTACACGACCTCCTTATGCAGCTACCGCTGTATCCGTATATGGCGATTGAGGTCAACGCAATGTGTCGCCATCCTTCGTCCATTCGTGAGGACGACAGCTGA